A window of the Bacteroides thetaiotaomicron VPI-5482 genome harbors these coding sequences:
- a CDS encoding glycosyltransferase family 4 protein, whose protein sequence is MSSKRKTIVVSAVSLRKGGTLTILQDCLCYLSALAADGNYRVIALVHKRELADYPHIEYIEMPDVIKGWGRRLWCEYVTMYKLSQKIMPVYLWLSLHDATPRVVAERRVVYCQTSFPFYKWSWRDFLFDYKIVLFALFTRWIYRINVHRNTYLIVQQEWLRSGLSRMLGVKKEKFIVAPPERKENDVIAEIVELSCFTFFYAATPDCHKNFELLCDAASLLEQELGKGRFKVVLTISGQENKYAQWLYKKFGSVSSIEFAGFMSREKLFGYYHAVDCLVFPSKVETWGLPVSEFMATGKPMLLADLPYAHETAAGSMQTAFFKLSDPVQLMNLMKRLCEDDFTFLTSIGTSDKRFSFASSWRELFDSILN, encoded by the coding sequence ATGAGTAGCAAGCGAAAGACGATTGTTGTCTCAGCGGTTAGTTTACGTAAGGGAGGTACATTAACGATATTGCAAGATTGCTTATGTTATCTTTCTGCTTTGGCAGCCGACGGCAATTATCGGGTTATTGCATTGGTACATAAAAGAGAATTGGCTGACTATCCGCACATTGAATATATTGAAATGCCGGACGTTATCAAAGGGTGGGGACGACGTTTGTGGTGTGAATATGTGACAATGTATAAATTGTCACAAAAAATAATGCCTGTATATTTATGGCTGTCTCTTCATGATGCGACTCCAAGGGTGGTGGCTGAACGTCGGGTTGTCTATTGCCAGACTTCTTTCCCTTTTTATAAATGGAGTTGGAGGGATTTTCTGTTTGACTATAAGATTGTTCTATTTGCTTTATTTACCCGTTGGATTTATCGGATCAATGTGCATCGGAATACTTACCTGATTGTACAACAGGAATGGTTACGTTCCGGATTGAGCCGGATGTTGGGGGTAAAAAAAGAAAAGTTCATAGTAGCTCCTCCGGAACGTAAAGAGAATGATGTGATTGCAGAAATAGTAGAACTTTCCTGTTTTACATTCTTTTATGCTGCCACACCAGATTGCCATAAGAATTTTGAGCTGCTATGCGACGCTGCTTCTCTGTTGGAACAAGAGCTTGGAAAAGGAAGGTTCAAAGTGGTCTTGACTATTAGCGGACAAGAAAATAAATATGCACAGTGGTTATATAAAAAGTTCGGTTCGGTAAGTTCGATAGAGTTCGCAGGATTCATGAGCAGAGAAAAACTTTTTGGTTATTATCATGCAGTTGATTGCCTTGTGTTTCCGTCAAAGGTGGAAACATGGGGATTACCCGTATCTGAATTTATGGCAACGGGTAAGCCGATGCTTCTAGCCGACCTTCCGTATGCTCACGAGACTGCCGCTGGAAGTATGCAAACTGCATTTTTTAAATTGTCGGACCCGGTTCAATTAATGAATCTGATGAAACGGTTATGTGAAGATGACTTTACTTTTCTAACGAGTATCGGTACTTCTGATAAACGTTTCTCATTCGCTTCATCCTGGCGGGAATTATTCGATTCTATATTAAATTAA
- a CDS encoding glycosyltransferase family 4 protein encodes MKIVYCIAGTYNSGGMERVLANKANYLVSHGYEVVIITTDQREKQSFFELDQRINCCDLRINYEENNGKSFLNKLANYPFKQWKHRKRLTACLKQLKADIVVSMFCNDASFLWKIDDGSKKVLEIHFSRYKRLQYGRKGVWKIADRWRSRMDERTVRKYDRFVVLTAEDKAYWGNLSNMIVIPNALSHSTTELHLSPLTARKVIAIGRYGYQKGFDYLIEAWEIIHCAQPAWTLDIIGDGEWTDRLQRQIKRKRLNHCVFLKPPTGQIEEEYRQASLLVLSSRYEGLPMVLLEAQSFGLPIVSFACKCGPGDVITDGKNGFLVSVGNLPMLADRIMRLMEDEGLRKRMGMNAYHNSKTFSEERIMQCWIDMFDKLVSQR; translated from the coding sequence ATGAAAATCGTTTACTGTATAGCCGGAACCTACAATTCCGGAGGAATGGAACGGGTATTGGCAAATAAAGCCAATTATCTGGTCAGTCATGGATATGAAGTTGTTATTATTACTACAGATCAACGTGAAAAGCAATCCTTTTTCGAACTGGACCAACGTATCAACTGCTGTGACTTGAGAATCAACTATGAAGAAAATAACGGGAAGTCATTTCTTAATAAGTTAGCCAATTATCCTTTCAAACAGTGGAAACATCGGAAGAGGCTGACGGCTTGTCTGAAACAACTTAAGGCTGACATTGTGGTTTCTATGTTCTGCAATGATGCTTCTTTTCTATGGAAGATTGATGATGGCAGTAAGAAAGTACTTGAAATTCATTTTTCCCGTTATAAGCGTTTGCAATATGGACGTAAGGGAGTCTGGAAAATTGCAGACCGATGGAGAAGCCGGATGGATGAAAGAACCGTGAGGAAATACGATCGTTTTGTAGTACTGACTGCCGAGGATAAGGCATATTGGGGAAATCTGTCCAATATGATAGTGATCCCCAATGCATTGAGTCATTCTACAACAGAACTTCATCTTTCTCCCCTTACAGCCCGAAAAGTGATTGCAATAGGGCGATATGGGTATCAGAAAGGGTTTGACTATTTGATAGAAGCATGGGAAATTATTCATTGTGCCCAACCTGCTTGGACACTGGATATAATTGGTGATGGAGAATGGACGGACCGTCTGCAACGACAAATTAAGAGAAAAAGGCTGAATCATTGTGTCTTTTTGAAACCACCGACCGGACAGATAGAAGAAGAGTACCGACAAGCCTCTTTGCTGGTACTGTCTTCTCGTTATGAGGGGTTGCCTATGGTATTATTAGAAGCACAGTCGTTCGGATTACCCATTGTTTCTTTTGCCTGTAAATGTGGCCCTGGAGATGTAATAACTGATGGTAAAAATGGTTTTTTGGTATCGGTAGGAAATCTTCCGATGTTAGCCGACAGGATAATGAGACTGATGGAAGATGAAGGTTTGCGTAAACGTATGGGAATGAATGCGTACCATAATTCAAAAACATTCTCGGAGGAACGAATTATGCAATGTTGGATTGATATGTTCGATAAGTTAGTATCACAAAGATGA